A genomic window from Camelus ferus isolate YT-003-E chromosome 9, BCGSAC_Cfer_1.0, whole genome shotgun sequence includes:
- the CAPNS2 gene encoding calpain small subunit 2 has translation MFLAKALLEGADQGLGHALGGLLGGGGQRRGGGGNIGGIVGGIVNFISKAAAAQYTPEPPPTQQHFTYVEANESEEVRRFRQQFAQLAGPDMEVGATDLMNILNKVLSKHKDLKSDGFSLDTCRSIVSVMDSDTTGKLGFEEFKYLWNNIKKWQCVFKQYDRDQSGSLGSSQLRGALQAAGFQLNEQLYQMIVRRYADEDGSMDFNNFISCLVRLDAMFRAFRSLDGDADGLVQVSIQEWLQLTMYS, from the coding sequence ATGTTTCTGGCAAAGGCTCTTTTGGAAGGAGCAGATCAAGGTCTTGGCCATGCTCTTGGAGGCCTTCTTGGAGGAGGCggccagagaagaggaggaggaggaaatattGGAGGGATAGTTGGTGGGATTGTGAATTTCATCAGCAAGGCTGCAGCAGCTCAGTATACCCCGGAACCGCCTCCCACCCAGCAGCATTTCACCTATGTGGAGGCCAACGAGAGTGAGGAAGTTAGGCGGTTTCGGCAACAATTTGCACAGCTGGCTGGACCGGACATGGAGGTGGGTGCCACTGACCTAATGAATATTCTCAACAAAGTCCTTTCTAAGCACAAGGACCTGAAGTCCGACGGCTTTAGTCTTGACACCTGCCGGAGCATCGTGTCCGTCATGGACAGTGATACGACTGGGAAGCTGGGCTTTGAAGAATTTAAGTATCTCTGGAACAACATCAAGAAATGGCAGTGTGTTTTTAAGCAATATGACAGGGACCAGTCTGGGTCTCTGGGAAGTTCTCAGCTGCGGGGAGCGCTGCAGGCAGCAGGCTTCCAGCTAAATGAGCAGCTTTACCAAATGATTGTCCGCCGATATGCCGATGAGGATGGAAGTATGGATTTTAACAACTTCATCAGCTGCCTGGTCCGCCTGGATGCCATGTTTCGAGCCTTCAGATCCCTGGATGGAGATGCGGATGGCCTGGTTCAGGTGTCTATTCAAGAATGGCTGCAGCTGACCATGTATTCCTGA